A window of Longimicrobium sp. genomic DNA:
GGGATGCCCCGCAACGAGGGCGGCGAGCCGGTGAGCATGCGATCGGGCTTCGTTGCGAGACGAGAGTGCGGCCGGTGCTGCGCGGGGAAGGGAGGAATCTGCACTCGCGAGGCGATTCGCGGAACCCCCCAAGCCGTTGCGCCGCTTCGGGCTAGCGCGAGATCCCCGGAGAGCGGGGGAGATCGCACGGCGGCAGCGCGGCCAGCACCCGCGCGGCGCGCTCCTCCAGCGTGCCGGTGACGAGCAGGTGGGGGATGCCGCGCGCCTCCAGCTCGCGGAGATACCAGTCGTGCTGGCGATGGCGGAAGGCGCCGCCGTGGCGGATGCCGTCCTGCACGAACTCGAAGTCGGGCGCGCAGATCACGGTAAGGTCGTACTCCCGCTCCGCCATCCGCTCCAGCGCCGGCGACGCGCTGCCGAAGAAGTGGTGGGAGAAGTAGTACGTCGTCAGCGGCGACGTGTCGCAGATCACGAAACGATTGGCGCGGCGGGCGGCGGCGTCCTCCATCTCCGCCTGCACGCGGCCGATGCGCTCCATGTCCTCGAAGTCCAGCCGCCCCTCCCGCTCCGTCCACACCTCGCGCCCGTACTCGGGGACCCACTCCGTCCCCAGCGCCCGCGCCAGCGTCTCCGCCAGCGTCGTCTTTCCCGTCGACTCGCCGCCGAGCAGGCAGATGCGGCGGACGAACGACGCGTAGACCGCGGGCGGCAGCCACTCGCGCAGCCCGTGCACGTCCGCGCGAAGCCGCGTGGCGGAGATGGGGATCTCCACGCGCTCGGGGTCCACGCAGACGTGCGCGACGGCGGGGTGATCCGGATTGCGCTCGCGGAAATAGCGGGTCAGCTCGGCCGCGAACCCATCCCCATACGCCTCGCTGGTGAAGACGGCGTCCACCGTGGTGCCGAGCACCTCGCGGCAGAGGAAGCCGCAGAACCGCCGGTCGTCGATCTCCGGGCCGTCGTTGGCGGGGACGCGCGTGAACTCCGCGCCGGGCGGCGCCAGATTTCGCAGCCGCTCGTCCGTCATCACCATCACCCGCGCCTCGGGGAAGGTCTCCGCCAGCCAGCGCTCGCGCACCTCGGCGGGATAGCCGGGGATCTCGGGATTCTGGTAGGAGACGAGGATCACTTCCTCGCACTCGGCCAGCGCGCGGCGGACCAGCAGCTCGTGTCCGCGGTGCAGCGGCGCGAACTTGCCGACGACCAGCCCGGCGCGGAAGCGGCGGCTCACGCGGGCTGCACCAGCCGCCGCCAGCGCACCAGCGCCACGGCGGCGTTCACCCAGAAGGCGGCGTAGAGCGCGGCGGTCAGGTACAGCCCGCGCGCCAGGTACAGCGGCACGCCGACCGTGTTCACCAGCAGCCAGAACCACCACGTCTCGTAGTGTCGGCGCATCAGCAGCAGCTGGGCGATCACGCTGAACGCCAGCACGGTGGAGTCGACGAACGGCGAGAACGCGTTGGTGAAGCGGTGCAGCAGCCACCCGTACGCCGCGGTGACCACGATCCCCGCGGCGGCCATGGCCGCGAGCGCGCGCGGCGGCGTGCGGCGCACGGGGAGTGCGGGCTTGTGCCGCCCGCCGGCCCATCCCCACCAGCCGACCGCGTTGGTGGCGATGAAGAAGAGCTGCAGCGTGACGTCCGCGTACAGCCGCGCCTCGAAGAACACCCAGCCGAAGAGCACGCAGGCCACGATCCCCAGCCACCAGTTGTGCACGCGGTTCATCCCCGCCAGCAGCACCGACGCGGCGGTGAAGACGTTCGCCGCGATCTCCAGCGCGCTCATGGGCTGGCCCGCGAAAGTGCTTCGATCCAGACCATGAGTCGTTCATGATTATGGGAGATGGAGATCAGGAGAGGATTCAAGTTCGGATGATACGCCGCTCCGCCACGCGAGTCGAGACGCCGATAACGAAGCCCCCGCCGGGATTGCTCGGCAGGGGCTTCGAGACGATGGGATCGCTTGCGCTACGATAGCGCGCCGGACATGAGGATGTCGTGCATCCACGTGGTGGGATAGCCGGCCTGGCGCACGGCCATCGCGATCTGCGCCCAGTGGCGGACGCCGTGCATCAGCGTGTGCGCGACGATCTTGCGCTTGCTGGCCTGGAGCGTTCCCGCGCTGATGGTCTCGAAGGTCAGCACGCGCGCCCACTCCTCCTCCGGCGCCGTGTCCACCCAGCGCTCCAGCCGCGGGCGGTTGTCGCGGTGGACGGCGAAGATCTCGTCGAGCGTGGCGTGGGGGACGCTTTCGTACGGCGTGGCCTCCTCGTCGTGCAGCCGCTCGGTGTAGCGCCGCTCCACCATGAACACGTGGAAGATCAGGTCGCCCACCGTGGCGTACTTCGAGTCGCCGAGCGAGACGGCGAGCACGGCGGGATCCTGCGCGCGCAGCCACTCCTCCCAGCGCGCCGTCTCCTCGCCGGTCCAGGCGAGCAGCTCGCGGAACTGCAGCGCGTCCGGCTTCCGCGTGAGCGAGATCGTGAGCTCATACTCGGGAGCCGTGGTGGCATCGGCCGTCGTGTCGGACATGGTTCGATCTCCCGCTGAGGTGGAGCGTGATGGATCGCCCTCCATCATCTCCGAACCTGGGTGCCGAATCAAGATCGGCATTGAGCTAACGCGCGTGGCGCGTCCGGCGGGCCATCGACGCGCGTCGTGCAGGCTGCGGCGCGGGGCAGGCCACAGATTCCTCGGGCGCCGGAATTCGGTGTGGGGGGATGCTACGGCGAAGCGCCCTCGGAATGACAGATCGAGGCTGGGAAAAGAGAACGGCCCCCGCGCGAGCATCAACATCTCGCCACGGGGGCCGTCCTGCAGTCCCGCAGGGACTTCGTGCAGTTGTTGCCGCGAATTCCATTCGCCCGTCCGAGCGGATCTCCTCAGGCGCCGGCGGCGGCCAGCTCCCGCTGCAGGCCGGCGCGCGCCTCGGCGATCATCGCGCGCACCTTGTCGCGCAGCGCGGGGACGTCGTCGAGCGTGAGCCCCG
This region includes:
- a CDS encoding AAA family ATPase, giving the protein MSRRFRAGLVVGKFAPLHRGHELLVRRALAECEEVILVSYQNPEIPGYPAEVRERWLAETFPEARVMVMTDERLRNLAPPGAEFTRVPANDGPEIDDRRFCGFLCREVLGTTVDAVFTSEAYGDGFAAELTRYFRERNPDHPAVAHVCVDPERVEIPISATRLRADVHGLREWLPPAVYASFVRRICLLGGESTGKTTLAETLARALGTEWVPEYGREVWTEREGRLDFEDMERIGRVQAEMEDAAARRANRFVICDTSPLTTYYFSHHFFGSASPALERMAEREYDLTVICAPDFEFVQDGIRHGGAFRHRQHDWYLRELEARGIPHLLVTGTLEERAARVLAALPPCDLPRSPGISR
- the pnuC gene encoding nicotinamide riboside transporter PnuC; translated protein: MSALEIAANVFTAASVLLAGMNRVHNWWLGIVACVLFGWVFFEARLYADVTLQLFFIATNAVGWWGWAGGRHKPALPVRRTPPRALAAMAAAGIVVTAAYGWLLHRFTNAFSPFVDSTVLAFSVIAQLLLMRRHYETWWFWLLVNTVGVPLYLARGLYLTAALYAAFWVNAAVALVRWRRLVQPA
- a CDS encoding DinB family protein, whose amino-acid sequence is MSDTTADATTAPEYELTISLTRKPDALQFRELLAWTGEETARWEEWLRAQDPAVLAVSLGDSKYATVGDLIFHVFMVERRYTERLHDEEATPYESVPHATLDEIFAVHRDNRPRLERWVDTAPEEEWARVLTFETISAGTLQASKRKIVAHTLMHGVRHWAQIAMAVRQAGYPTTWMHDILMSGALS